One region of Populus trichocarpa isolate Nisqually-1 chromosome 4, P.trichocarpa_v4.1, whole genome shotgun sequence genomic DNA includes:
- the LOC7456797 gene encoding protein LOL2, protein MASKEEDMAEAEEEEEEGPPPGWQSFPPEPSLPPPPTPPPPPSELGQMVCGSCRRLLSYPKGVRHVQCQCCQMINFVLEAHEVGQVKCGSCDVLLMYPYGASSVRCSSCRFVTEIGEQNRRPPWSVIQGYPPRPMPSNPIS, encoded by the exons ATGGCGAGCAAAGAAGAAGACATGGcagaagcagaagaagaagaagaagaaggaccaCCGCCTGGCTGGCAATCTTTCCCTCCAGAACCATCTTTACCACCGCCTCCAACACCACCTCCGCCGCCTTCAG AACTGGGTCAAATGGTCTGTGGCTCTTGCCGCAGACTGCTTTCGTATCCAAAAGGAGTCAGACATGTTCAGTGCCAGTGTTGTCAGATGATCAACTTTGTACTTGAAG CTCATGAAGTTGGGCAAGTGAAGTGCGGTAGTTGTGATGTATTACTtatgtatccatatggggcttCATCTGTTCGATGTTCCTCATGCCGTTTCGTGACAGAAATTGGG GAGCAAAACAGGCGACCACCATGGTCTGTGATACAAGGGTACCCTCCCCGTCCCATGCCGTCCAACCCCATTTCCTGA
- the LOC7477407 gene encoding DNA-directed RNA polymerase II subunit RPB2: MEDLDEYDQQPMNEDMEPEEEDADEEITQEDAWAVISAYFEEKGLVRQQLDSFDEFIQNTMQEIVDESADIEIRPESQHNPGHQSDFAETIYKISFGQIYLSKPMMTESDGETATLFPKAARLRNLTYSAPLYVDVTKRVIKKGHDGEEVTETQDFTKVFIGKVPIMLRSSYCTLYQNSEKDLTELGECPYDQGGYFIINGSEKVLIAQEKMSTNHVYVFKKRQPNKYAYVGEVRSMAESQNRPPSTMFVRMLSRTSAKGGSSGQYIRATLPYIRTEIPIIIVFRALGFVADKDILEHICYDFADTQMMELLRPSLEEAFVIQNQQVALDYIGKRGATVGVTREKRIKYAKEILQKEMLPHVGVGEYCETKKAYYFGYIIHRLLLCALGRRAEDDRDHYGNKRLDLAGPLLGGLFRMLFRKLTRDVRSYVQKCVDNGKDVNLQFAIKAKTITSGLKYSLATGNWGQANAAGTRAGVSQVLNRLTYASTLSHLRRLNSPIGREGKLAKPRQLHNSQWGMMCPAETPEGQACGLVKNLALMVYITVGSAAYPILEFLEEWGTENFEEISPAVIPQATKIFVNGGWVGIHRDPDMLVKTLRRLRRRVDVNTEVGVVRDIRLKELRIYTDYGRCSRPLFIVEKQKLLIRKKDIHALQQRETPDEGGWHDLVSKGFIEYIDTEEEETTMISMTIHDLVQARINPEEAYSDTYTHCEIHPSLILGVCASIIPFPDHNQSPRNTYQSAMGKQAMGIYVTNYQFRMDTLAYVLYYPQKPLVTTRAMEHLHFRQLPAGINAIVAIACYSGYNQEDSVIMNQSSIDRGFFRSLFFRSYRDEEKKMGTLVKEDFGRPDRSNTMGMRHGSYDKLDDDGLAPPGTRVSGEDVIIGKTTPIAQEEAQGQSARYTRRDHSISLRHSETGMVDQVLLTTNADGLRFVKVRVRSVRIPQIGDKFSSRHGQKGTVGMTYTQEDMPWTVEGITPDIIVNPHAIPSRMTIGQLIECIMGKVAAHMGKEGDATPFTDVTVDNISKALHKCGYQMRGFETMYNGHTGRRLSAMIFLGPTYYQRLKHMVDDKIHSRGRGPVQILTRQPAEGRSRDGGLRFGEMERDCMIAHGAAHFLKERLFDQSDAYRVHVCERCGLIAIANLKKNSFECRGCKNKTDIVQVHIPYACKLLFQELMAMAIAPRMLTKDIKQAKSQKKKGA, encoded by the exons ATGGAAGACCTTGACGAGTACGATCAACAGCCGATGAATGAAGATATGGAACCAGAAGAAGAAGACGCTGATGAGGAGATCACGCAGGAAGATGCCTGGGCCGTCATTTCTGCTTATTTTGAAGAGAAAGGCTTGGTGAGACAACAACTCGACTCCTTCGATGAGTTTATTCAAAATACGATGCAGGAAATCGTTGACGAGTCTGCTGATATTGAGATTCGGCCTGAAAGCCAGCACAATCCGGGTCACCAGTCTGATTTTGCTGAg ACTATCTACAAGATCAGTTTTGGCCAGATATACTTGAGTAAGCCCATGATGACAGAGTCTGATGGAGAAACTGCAACTTTGTTTCCCAAAGCTGCAAGGTTGAGGAACCTGACATACTCGGCTCCTTTGTATGTGGATGTTACAAAGAGGGTTATAAAGAAAGGTCATGATGGTGAAGAAGTCACTGAAACTCAAGACTTCACCAAAGTTTTCATTGGAAAG GTCCCTATTATGCTTCGATCAAGTTATTGCACATTATACCAGAATTCAGAAAAGGATTTGACAGAGCTTGGCGAGTGTCCGTATGATCAGGGTGGGTATTTCATTATCAATGGTAGTGAAAAGGTTCTAATTGCTCAGGAGAAGATGAGCACCAATCATGTGTATGTGTTCAAGAAGAGGCAGCCAAACAAGTATGCATATGTAGGAGAAGTTCGGTCTATGGCAGAGTCTCAGAACCGGCCACCCAGTACCATGTTTGTGCGGATGCTTTCTCGGACTAGTGCTAAAGGG GGCTCTTCAGGGCAATACATCCGTGCTACTCTTCCATACATTCGAACTGAAATTCCGATTATCATTGTTTTTCGTGCTTTGGGTTTTGTTGCTGACAAAGACATTTTGGAACACATATGTTATGATTTCGCTGATACACAAATGATGGAGTTGCTTCGGCCATCTCTGGAAGAGGCATTTGTTATTCAAAATCAGCAG GTTGCTCTTGACTACATTGGAAAGCGTGGGGCAACTGTTGGTGTAACTAGGGAAAAAAGGATTAA GTATGCCAAAGAGATTCTTCAAAAAGAAATGCTTCCTCATGTCGGTGTTGGAGAATACTGCGAGACCAAAAAAGCTTATTACTTCGG GTATATCATTCACCGGCTTTTACTTTGTGCACTTGGCCGGAGGGCAGAAGATGATAGGGATCATTATGGAAACAAGCGGCTTGACCTTGCTGGTCCTTTACTTGGGGGCTTGTTTAGAATG TTATTCAGAAAGTTGACCAGGGATGTCAGGTCTTATGTGCAAAAG TGTGTTGATAATGGGAAGGATGTTAACCTACAATTTGCCATTAAAGCAAAAACCATTACCAGTGGTCTTAAATACTCACTTGCCACTGGGAACTGGGGACAAGCAAATGCAGCTGGAACAAGAGCTGGAGTGTCACAG GTGTTAAATAGATTGACATATGCCTCTACACTGTCACATTTAAGAAGATTAAATTCTCCAATTGGGCGTGAAG GGAAATTGGCAAAACCAAGGCAGCTACATAATTCACAATGGGGAATGATGTGTCCTGCTGAAACACCTGAAGGACAA GCTTGTGGATTAGTGAAGAATCTCGCATTGATGGTATACATTACAGTTGGATCAGCTGCATATCCCATCCTGGAGTTTTTAGAAGAATGGGGTACCGAGAATTTTGAG GAAATATCCCCTGCAGTTATTCCCCAAGCAACAAAAATTTTTGTCAATGGTGGCTGGGTGGGTATCCATCGTGATCCTGATATGTTGGTGAAGACATTGAGACGGCTGCGGAGACGG GTTGATGTCAATACTGAAGTTGGGGTTGTTAGAGATATTCGCTTGAAAGAGTTGCGGATTTACACTGACTATGGCCGGTGCAGTCGTCCTCTATTCATTGTGGAGAAACAAAAGCTTCTTATAAGGAAGAAGGACATCCATGCACTGCAACAGAGG GAAACCCCAGATGAGGGTGGCTGGCATGATCTTGTGTCAAAGGGATTCATTGAATATATTGACACTGAGGAAGAAGAGACCACTATGATATCCATGACCATACAT GATCTTGTACAAGCGAGGATTAATCCAGAGGAAGCATATTCTGATACTTACACCCATTGTGAGATCCACCCATCATTGATTTTAGGTGTTTGTGCTTCTATCATTCCTTTTCCTGACCATAACCAG TCCCCACGTAACACTTACCAATCTGCTATGGGAAAGCAAGCCATGGGAATTTATGTCACCAATTACCAATTTCGAATG GATACGCTGGCTTATGTTCTCTATTATCCCCAAAAGCCACTTGTTACTACAAGAGCCATGGAGCATCTTCATTTTCGGCAACTTCCTGCTGGCATT AATGCTATTGTTGCGATTGCTTGTTATTCTGGATATAACCAAGAAGATTCTGTTATTATGAACCAATCATCAATTGATCGTGGATTCTTTAGATCACTTTTCTTCCGTTCATATAG GGATGAGGAGAAAAAGATGGGCACACTTGTTAAAGAGGATTTTGGTCGCCCAGACAGAAGTAACACAATG GGCATGCGCCATGGCTCTTACGATAAATTGGATGATGATGGTCTTGCACCTCCT GGCACAAGAGTTTCAGGGGAGGATGTGATCATTGGAAAGACGACTCCAATCGCTCAGGAAGAAGCTCAGGGACAGTCTGCACGCTACACGAGGCGTGATCACAGCATAAGTTTACGTCACAGTGAAACTGGAATGGTGGATCAA GTTCTGCTTACAACAAATGCTGATGGGTTGAGGTTTGTGAAAGTAAGGGTCAGATCTGTCCGCATACCTCAGATTGGAGACAAGTTTAGTAGTAGGCATGGTCAAAAGGGAACTGTTGGCATGACTTACACACAAGAAGACATGCCTTGGACTGTGGAAGGCATCACTCCTGATATTATTGTCAACCCACATGCTATTCCCTCTCGAATGACAATTGGACAGCTTATCGAGTGTATTATGGGAAAGGTTGCAGCACATATGGGAAAGGAAGGGGATGCCACACCATTTACTGATGTCACT GTGGATAATATTAGCAAAGCTCTTCACAAGTGTGGGTATCAAATGCGAGGGTTTGAGACCATGTATAATGGTCACACTGGGCGCCGGCTGTCAGCGATGATTTTCCTTGGTCCCACTTATTATCAAAGGCTAAAACATATGGTTGATGACAAGATCCATTCCCGTGGAAGAGGCCCTGTGCAGATCCTCACAAGGCAGCCTGCTGAAGGAAGGTCACGTGATGGTGGTCTCCGCTTTGGTGAGATGGAACGAGATTGCATGATAGCACATGGTGCCGCTCACTTCTTGAAAGAGAGGCTATTTGACCAGAGTGACGCATATAGAGTCCATGTCTGTGAGCGTTGTGGGTTGATAGCTATTGCAAATCTCAAGAAGAATTCTTTTGAATGCAGAGGTTGCAAGAACAAAACCGACATTGTTCAG GTGCACATTCCTTATGCCTGTAAGCTACTCTTCCAAGAGCTTATGGCCATGGCCATAGCTCCTAGAATGCTTACAAAAGATATTAAACAGGCCAAGAGCCAGAAGAAGAAGGGAGCTTAA
- the LOC7477409 gene encoding uncharacterized protein LOC7477409 gives MSAAKTSSKKRVAESLLTKSASKFRVEDEFDPDFSSDIKGIMSALQQIREKSQKDGQKKNEQTISSVGSEIKSMIDELKCKIEKDRQTFAKALTKSSKECENCLKSETAKFQEIYDKFCKEKATHLQAQKDTVSRFEEDKETLCMRYEQMRKKEKSMISEHEKTCADKIAQLAESLKKKKQDDKTFCILRKSLGSFLEYASDEDFLPDD, from the exons ATGTCAGCAGCGAAAACAAGCTCCAAAAAGCGAGTTGCCGAGTCGTTACTTACCAAATCGGCATCCAAATTCCGAGTCGAGGACGAGTTCGATCCCGATTTCTCCAG TGATATAAAGGGGATAATGTCGGCGTTACAGCAGATCAGAGAGAAATCTCAAAAGGACGGTCAAAAGAAGAACGAACAGACGATTTCTAG TGTGGGCTCTGAGATCAAGTCTATGATTGATGAATTGAAGTGTAAAATAGAGAAGGACAG GCAAACTTTTGCGAAGGCACTCACAAAAAGCTCAAAGGAG TGCGAAAATTGCTTGAAGAGCGAGACCGCTAAGTTTCAAGAGATCTATGACAAATTTTGCAAGGAGAAAGCAACTCATTTGCAGGCCCAGAAAG ATACTGTTTCAAGATTCGAGGAAGACAAGGAAACGCTGTGCATGAGATATGAACAAATGA ggaagaaagagaagagcaTGATATCTGAGCATGAGAAAACCTGTGCCGATAAAATTGCTCAATTGGCGGAgtcattgaaaaagaaaaagcag GACGACAAAACTTTCTGCATTTTGAGGAAAAGCCTTGGCTCGTTCCTGGAATATGCCTCAGATGAGGACTTCCTTCCTGATGATTGA
- the LOC7477406 gene encoding CASP-like protein 1C3: MAKIKKIFTNFLRLLALAATVVAIVFMVTSHDSAQVLNLTFTVKYSNTPVFKYFVIAEAIAGGYTVISVLLSFKSLFWRLLVILDMVTAVLLTSSISAALAIAQVGKKGNTHAGWLPVCEQVPDFCDQVTIALIAGFAAAIIYFVLLLCSLYVVLSPIFVVTP; the protein is encoded by the exons ATGGCTAAGATTAAGAAGATCTTCACCAATTTCCTAAGGCTCCTTGCCTTGGCTGCTACTGTTGTTGCAATTGTCTTCATGGTCACCAGCCATGACTCTGCTCAAGTCTTGAACTTAACATTCACTGTAAAATACAGCAACACACCTGTATTCAA GTACTTTGTGATTGCAGAGGCAATTGCAGGTGGATATACTGTTATATCCGTCCTTCTCTCATTCAAAAGCCTGTTTTGGCGCTTACTTGTGATCCTGGATATG GTCACAGCAGTGCTGCTGACATCAAGCATTTCTGCTGCGTTGGCAATAGCTCAGGTGGGCAAGAAAGGGAACACTCATGCTGGGTGGCTACCTGTTTGTGAACAAGTTCCAGATTTCTGTGACCAAGTGACTATAGCTCTTATTGCTGGTTTCGCTGCTGCAATAATTTACTTTGTGCTTCTTCTTTGTTCCCTCTATGTTGTCCTCAGTCCTATTTTTGTTGTAACGCCTTAG
- the LOC18097472 gene encoding FT-interacting protein 3: MPPKEKPRVDYTLKATSPDIGGRKATGSDKLTLVEQRQFIYVRIVKANGLPMNNISGTCNPFVELKIGNYKGITRCFEQTSNPEWNEVYAFTRDQILGGRLEILVRDKESAINEITGHLSFDLGHIPTRFPPDSPLAPQWYKLEDRNGVKIVGELMLAVWIGNQADDAFPVAWHSDAAAVSGKSVTKTRSNVYLSPVLWYLRIQVIAAQDLAPADRNRKPEAYVKAVLGNLVLRTKVSKDTNLNPTWNEEVMFVAAEPFDDPLVLSVEDKMGADKDVCLGRSVIPLHQVEKRLLPQPIGDQWITLQKHVAEGEKKTEVKFAGRLHLRIFLDGVYHVFDEPTYYCSDLRATSPKLWPEKIGVLELGILKAEGLLPTKSKDGRGTTDAYCVAKYGQKWVRTRTIVDSFAPKWNEQYHWDVYDPYTVVTIGVFHNYHLQEGDKNGGKRDPRLGKVRIRLSTLETGRIYTHSYPLLVLQPNGLKKMGELHLAVKFSCNNWIDLFHTYSQPLLPMMHYLKPLSVYQLDSLRHQATYTLSLRLGRADPPLSREVVEYMLDTGVNRWSLRRGKANCERVMACLSGILFIWRQFDQTRHWKNSAVTILIYSLFVAMVMSPKLILPAFFLAFFVLGVWRFPKRPRHPPHMDTKLSHAETAQHDELDEEFDTFPTSKQGEALKTRYDRLRGIAGRLMIMIGDLATQLERIHALVSWRDPRATAMFLIFCLIACILVHKVQFRYLVLVTWTYAMRPPRLRVGIPSIPQSFLRRLPAKTDSML, from the coding sequence ATGCCTCCAAAAGAGAAACCAAGGGTGGACTATACCCTCAAGGCGACATCACCTGATATTGGTGGAAGGAAAGCCACAGGCAGTGACAAGCTTACTCTAGTTGAACAAAGGCAGTTTATTTATGTCAGAATTGTGAAAGCCAATGGCTTGCCAATGAACAACATTTCTGGCACTTGTAACCCTTTTGTGGAGCTAAAGATTGGAAACTACAAGGGAATAACTAGATGCTTTGAGCAGACCTCAAACCCAGAATGGAACGAAGTCTATGCTTTCACAAGAGATCAGATTCTGGGTGGGAGATTAGAGATCTTGGTAAGGGATAAGGAATCTGCGATTAATGAGATTACTGGCCATCTTTCCTTTGATTTGGGCCATATTCCAACGCGGTTTCCACCAGATAGTCCATTGGCACCACAGTGGTATAAGTTGGAGGATCGCAATGGGGTTAAGATTGTAGGAGAGTTGATGTTAGCTGTTTGGATAGGGAATCAAGCTGATGATGCATTTCCGGTTGCTTGGCATTCCGATGCAGCTGCCGTTAGTGGCAAAAGCGTGACAAAAACTCGTTCTAATGTATACCTCTCCCCGGTACTGTGGTATCTCAGAATTCAAGTGATTGCAGCACAAGATTTGGCACCTGCAGACAGGAACAGGAAACCAGAAGCTTACGTCAAGGCTGTTCTTGGGAACTTGGTTTTGAGGACTAAAGTCTCGAAGGACACGAATTTGAATCCCACTTGGAACGAGGAGGTGATGTTTGTTGCTGCAGAGCCATTTGATGATCCTTTGGTTTTGAGCGTGGAGGACAAGATGGGAGCTGATAAAGATGTATGTTTAGGGAGGTCAGTGATTCCTTTGCACCAAGTGGAGAAGAGGTTGCTTCCTCAACCTATTGGTGATCAGTGGATTACTCTTCAGAAGCATGTTGCGGAGGGTGAGAAGAAGACCGAAGTGAAGTTTGCTGGTAGGCTTCATTTGAGGATCTTTTTAGATGGTGTATATCATGTTTTTGATGAGCCAACTTACTACTGCAGTGATTTGAGGGCAACATCTCCCAAGTTATGGCCAGAGAAAATTGGGGTATTGGAGCTAGGCATCCTAAAAGCCGAAGGGTTGCTACCAACGAAGTCCAAGGATGGTCGTGGAACTACCGATGCTTATTGTGTAGCGAAATACGGGCAAAAGTGGGTTAGAACTAGAACTATAGTGGACAGTTTTGCTCCAAAGTGGAATGAGCAATACCACTGGGATGTTTATGATCCGTACACAGTTGTTACTATTGGAGTTTTTCATAATTATCATTTACAGGAAGGGGATAAGAATGGAGGGAAGAGGGATCCAAGACTTGGCAAGGTAAGGATTCGGTTGTCTACTCTCGAAACTGGTAGGATTTACACACATTCCTACCCACTTCTAGTCTTGCAACCTAATGGATTGAAGAAAATGGGAGAGCTTCATTTGGCTGTGAAATTTAGCTGCAACAATTGGATTGACTTGTTTCATACTTACTCACAACCTTTGCTTCCTATGATGCATTACCTTAAGCCATTATCAGTCTATCAGCTTGATAGTTTAAGACACCAAGCTACTTATACTCTCTCTTTGAGGCTTGGCCGTGCCGACCCACCTCTAAGCAGGGAGGTTGTGGAATACATGCTTGATACAGGTGTAAACAGATGGAGCTTGAGAAGAGGAAAGGCAAATTGCGAGAGAGTCATGGCATGTTTGAGTGGTATCCTTTTTATTTGGAGGCAGTTTGATCAGACACGCCATTGGAAGAATTCAGCAGTCACAATCCTAATTTACTCATTGTTCGTTGCTATGGTTATGTCCCCAAAACTAATATTGCCTGCTTTCTTTCTGGCTTTTTTCGTGCTCGGGGTTTGGCGCTTTCCGAAGAGGCCGAGACATCCTCCACATATGGATACCAAATTATCTCATGCTGAAACTGCACAGCATGATGAACTCGACGAAGAATTCGATACATTTCCAACTTCCAAGCAAGGTGAAGCACTGAAAACAAGGTATGATAGATTGAGAGGGATTGCAGGGAGGTTGATGATAATGATAGGAGATTTGGCAACTCAATTGGAGAGGATCCATGCTCTTGTAAGCTGGAGGGATCCGCGAGCTACTGCAATGTTTTTGATATTCTGTCTGATTGCTTGTATTTTGGTTCATAAAGTTCAGTTCAGGTACTTGGTTCTTGTCACATGGACTTATGCAATGAGGCCTCCGAGACTTCGTGTTGGCATTCCTTCTATTCCTCAAAGTTTCCTCAGGAGATTGCCTGCTAAAACAGACAGCATGTTGTAA